In Hymenobacter monticola, the following are encoded in one genomic region:
- a CDS encoding replication initiation protein, with translation MSVRTTAKSIVTSAALAPASSHQSKPVEIRQSNAITTARYDMTSLEMDIMFALLSRLNKDDKPGTMYQLRVQELEQLTGREWNYHRLGPSVEALVGRCYHIEEDNSWLKVTMLASAEYIKGQGVIELEISEKLRPYLIDLKNNFTSYRLQSVLSLTSKYAKRIYELASQWKDIGATKTYSLDEFKYMLSLKDPTNKEPEQYLQISNLKKFVLDIAVQQINDHTDLTISYKLGKVGRSYQNVCFYVVRHQPQQLPIPFELSAEDARTQTARKNLEELGIKDQTLVKQILTTETLLTELFAFMYKYKTGKIKATSNAGGLFLKMHSLAGHKKSMS, from the coding sequence ATGTCCGTCAGAACAACTGCTAAATCTATTGTGACAAGTGCTGCTCTTGCACCAGCTTCATCCCATCAGTCCAAGCCGGTAGAAATCAGGCAAAGCAACGCCATTACAACTGCTCGGTATGACATGACTTCGTTGGAAATGGATATTATGTTTGCCCTGCTCTCCCGATTGAACAAGGACGATAAGCCGGGCACTATGTATCAGCTTAGGGTTCAGGAGTTGGAGCAACTCACCGGCCGGGAATGGAACTATCACAGGCTGGGGCCATCCGTTGAGGCATTGGTCGGTCGATGCTACCACATTGAAGAAGATAATTCTTGGCTGAAGGTGACAATGTTGGCCTCGGCCGAGTACATCAAAGGGCAAGGCGTTATTGAGTTAGAGATTTCGGAAAAGTTACGTCCTTACCTCATCGACTTAAAGAATAACTTCACCAGCTACCGACTGCAGTCGGTGCTTAGCCTGACCAGCAAATATGCAAAGCGGATATATGAACTGGCCTCGCAGTGGAAAGACATTGGGGCTACTAAAACGTACTCGCTGGATGAGTTCAAGTATATGCTCAGCCTGAAAGACCCGACGAATAAGGAACCGGAACAATATCTCCAGATTTCCAACCTGAAAAAATTCGTGCTGGACATTGCTGTCCAGCAAATCAATGACCATACGGATTTAACCATATCCTACAAGCTGGGCAAGGTAGGCCGTTCTTACCAAAATGTATGTTTCTATGTGGTTAGACACCAGCCGCAGCAGCTGCCTATTCCGTTTGAGCTAAGCGCCGAGGATGCCCGGACGCAAACGGCGCGTAAGAACCTCGAGGAATTGGGGATTAAGGACCAGACACTGGTTAAACAAATTCTCACAACCGAGACGCTATTGACAGAGCTGTTTGCGTTTATGTACAAGTACAAGACGGGTAAAATCAAAGCCACTAGCAATGCCGGAGGACTCTTCCTTAAAATGCACAGTTTAGCCGGTCACAAAAAGTCCATGAGCTAG
- a CDS encoding IS5 family transposase, translated as MEITRRGYPSDVTDDEWAFLLPYLLLVREDAGQRQYPLRELFNALRYVVRTGCTWRYLPHDLPPWATCYQQWARWRDARVFEALTDDLRQVLRLNEARPAEPSAVIFDSRTLQSTPESGHRAGYDGAKRRKGSKVHVAVDTLGHLLAAIVTPANEQDRAQVSVLAEEVQVASGQSVTLAYADQGYTGEVPAQAAEQYGIDLQVVKLGHAKRGFVLLPRRWVVERSLSWSARYKRLARDYERLAVSLQQLHYLAFVGLMLAKATSLNLLISP; from the coding sequence ATGGAAATTACCCGCCGAGGTTATCCCAGCGACGTGACGGACGACGAATGGGCCTTTCTACTACCGTATTTGCTGCTGGTGCGCGAAGATGCCGGCCAGCGCCAATACCCGTTGCGTGAATTGTTTAACGCTTTGCGCTACGTGGTGCGCACGGGCTGTACGTGGCGGTATTTGCCCCACGATTTGCCGCCTTGGGCCACGTGCTATCAGCAATGGGCGCGTTGGCGAGACGCCCGCGTCTTTGAAGCCCTGACCGACGACTTGCGCCAGGTCCTGCGCCTGAACGAAGCCCGCCCGGCGGAGCCGAGCGCCGTGATTTTTGATTCGCGCACACTGCAAAGCACGCCCGAAAGCGGGCACCGGGCCGGCTACGATGGAGCCAAACGGCGCAAGGGCAGCAAGGTCCACGTGGCCGTCGACACGCTGGGGCACCTGCTGGCTGCCATCGTCACGCCGGCCAACGAACAGGACCGGGCGCAGGTAAGCGTCTTGGCGGAGGAAGTACAAGTAGCATCCGGCCAAAGCGTTACCTTGGCCTACGCTGACCAGGGCTACACGGGCGAAGTGCCGGCACAAGCTGCTGAGCAGTACGGCATCGACCTGCAAGTAGTCAAACTCGGGCACGCCAAACGGGGCTTCGTGCTGCTGCCCCGCCGCTGGGTCGTGGAGCGCAGTTTGAGTTGGAGTGCCCGTTACAAGCGCCTGGCCCGTGATTACGAACGATTGGCCGTCAGTTTGCAACAACTCCACTATTTGGCCTTTGTCGGGCTCATGCTCGCCAAAGCTACCAGCCTTAATTTGCTCATAAGTCCATAA
- a CDS encoding AAA family ATPase — translation MIYTVGGIKGGSGKTTIATNLTVFLLQQGRDVILVDADDQESATDFTSFRHQSLDGEIGYTAVKLTGRELHASVTRLATKYDDIIIDTGGRDTVSQRSALTISHAYLVPFAPRSLDIWTLRKVENLIAEVTPFNPGLRCLTFINKADARGTYKEEAGELLRGSTYLQFLDTAVGNRISFANAAAAGLGVLEMKPADEKAVAEINELCRSVQEAALINVQSVK, via the coding sequence ATGATTTACACGGTAGGCGGTATTAAAGGAGGCAGTGGGAAAACAACTATTGCCACCAACCTGACAGTATTTTTGCTGCAACAAGGGCGTGATGTTATTCTGGTAGATGCCGACGACCAGGAATCGGCTACCGACTTTACATCTTTCCGGCACCAGTCGTTGGACGGAGAAATTGGCTACACGGCCGTTAAGTTAACCGGTCGCGAATTGCATGCGAGCGTGACCCGGCTGGCCACGAAGTACGATGACATTATAATTGATACCGGGGGGCGTGATACGGTTAGCCAGCGGTCAGCTCTGACTATTTCCCATGCCTACCTCGTGCCGTTCGCGCCGCGCTCATTGGACATCTGGACCCTGCGCAAAGTGGAGAACCTAATTGCGGAAGTAACCCCGTTCAACCCCGGCCTGCGGTGCCTGACATTCATCAATAAGGCCGACGCCCGGGGCACCTACAAAGAGGAAGCTGGCGAGTTACTGCGCGGGTCGACCTACTTACAGTTTTTAGATACGGCTGTTGGCAATCGAATTTCCTTTGCCAATGCTGCCGCTGCGGGCTTGGGCGTGTTAGAAATGAAGCCTGCTGACGAGAAGGCCGTTGCCGAAATAAACGAGCTGTGCCGCAGCGTGCAGGAGGCAGCATTGATTAATGTTCAGAGTGTTAAATAG
- a CDS encoding PIN domain-containing protein: MIHSPRFIAVLDACVLYPVPIRDLLLSLASAGLYKPKWSALIQDEWSRNLLAKRSDLTAAQLQRTATMMNTAFPDADVEGYEVFIPALALPDPNDRHVLAAALRSQADVIVTTNLKDFPVPYIRTFDIEVQHPDEFIGNLIDLNPAKALEAFRQQVARLKNPPIAAAQVLDNLRKSSLPATATRLEALLSPPLTPSA, encoded by the coding sequence ATGATTCACTCGCCCCGGTTCATTGCCGTTCTCGATGCCTGCGTGCTCTACCCCGTCCCCATCCGGGACCTGTTGCTGAGTCTGGCGTCGGCGGGGTTATATAAACCCAAGTGGTCGGCCCTGATTCAGGACGAATGGAGCCGCAACCTGCTGGCCAAACGCTCTGACCTGACGGCCGCGCAGTTGCAGCGCACCGCGACGATGATGAACACGGCCTTCCCCGATGCGGACGTGGAAGGTTACGAGGTCTTTATTCCCGCCCTAGCGCTGCCCGACCCCAACGACCGCCACGTGCTGGCGGCTGCCCTGCGGTCCCAAGCGGATGTCATCGTGACCACGAACCTCAAGGATTTCCCCGTACCCTATATCCGCACGTTTGATATCGAGGTGCAGCACCCGGACGAGTTCATCGGCAACTTGATTGACCTGAATCCGGCCAAGGCGCTGGAGGCCTTTCGCCAGCAAGTGGCCCGGCTGAAGAACCCGCCCATCGCCGCCGCCCAGGTGCTGGATAACCTGCGCAAGTCCAGTTTGCCCGCGACGGCTACCCGATTAGAAGCGTTGCTGTCCCCTCCCCTAACCCCTTCTGCCTGA
- a CDS encoding helix-turn-helix domain-containing protein, with amino-acid sequence MEAILEKPSRQDQQVASASLYGFALAFAKNGPERNGVKIRIQESGTDITVPRKALELLQFILSSMAQGKAVSLIPSDSEVTTQQAADMLNVSRPHLVKLLEQGALPFKKVGSHRRILLEDLLVYEAKQTKRREQQLQLLANQAQELNLGYE; translated from the coding sequence ATGGAAGCCATACTTGAGAAACCCTCCCGCCAGGACCAGCAGGTGGCCAGTGCTTCATTGTACGGCTTCGCCTTGGCCTTCGCGAAAAATGGACCGGAGCGCAACGGCGTGAAAATCCGCATTCAGGAGAGCGGGACGGACATCACTGTTCCGCGCAAGGCGCTGGAATTGCTGCAATTCATCCTCTCCAGCATGGCGCAGGGGAAAGCCGTTTCCCTGATTCCCTCGGACTCGGAGGTCACGACTCAGCAGGCGGCCGATATGCTGAACGTTTCGCGGCCGCACCTGGTCAAGCTGCTGGAGCAAGGGGCACTGCCGTTTAAAAAAGTGGGGAGCCACCGCCGGATACTGCTCGAGGATTTGCTCGTTTACGAGGCGAAACAAACGAAACGGCGGGAGCAGCAGCTGCAGCTGCTAGCCAACCAGGCCCAGGAATTAAACCTGGGTTACGAATGA
- a CDS encoding DUF7674 family protein, with protein MKHVTQANFANKLRGALPEFVAYSEDFRDYLAGEGWFYGVGCDFGSHLLTLLDQGDERACRRYFAFLNKWLASTDEYLLHVAWEGVIERLALISEFYYKKSLRYLSSQGAELLRLCKANPPIGQLPPPW; from the coding sequence ATGAAGCACGTGACCCAGGCCAACTTTGCCAACAAGCTGCGGGGTGCGCTGCCGGAATTTGTCGCCTACAGCGAGGATTTTCGCGACTATCTGGCCGGCGAAGGGTGGTTCTACGGCGTGGGGTGTGATTTCGGCAGCCATTTACTTACCTTGCTGGACCAGGGAGACGAGCGAGCATGCCGCCGCTATTTCGCGTTCCTCAACAAGTGGCTGGCCAGTACCGATGAGTATTTGCTGCATGTGGCCTGGGAGGGCGTCATAGAAAGGCTGGCCCTGATTTCAGAGTTTTACTACAAGAAATCCCTTCGTTACTTAAGCTCACAGGGCGCCGAGTTGCTGCGTTTGTGCAAAGCGAATCCACCCATCGGGCAGCTGCCTCCGCCTTGGTAA
- a CDS encoding NHL repeat-containing protein, which yields MNSLPKPLLLVLAFLGDAGLAHSQRPASASPAPLVRVLAGGYGNHADGPGLTALFYYPSGMAQGADGVLYVADTNNNRIRRVRPDGQVSTLAGSGEVGTTDGPAATARFTNPTAIAVDARGTVYVTDNYSQAIRKITPDGQVSTLPGLGHLVAPGAGVSSFSSLAVDAAGTLYVADKPQDSIYKITAAGVASALPGSRPAGHFPSKGDTVVTLRRPAAVAVGNDGSVYVAGASDMRICRIWPSGRVRVLAGKPEFKAAYRGVRTEHFRPNGLAVAANGTVYVADAGRNAIHQILPNGQVSTLSYVAHSAPGAPRYAFGPGTAAHIASPWGLTRAADGSLYVVAHDDHRITRLSPDGQLGTLAGAGEVTRVDGPGPTARFREPFGVAVAPGGTVYVADGDNHCIRKITPEGAVSTLAGACEAGFADGAGAAARFTRPLGVAVGPGDTVYVADTGNHRIRKISPRGQVSTLAGSGQRGLANGTGPAARFTRPTGVAVAANGAVYVADSADCIRRIAPNGRVGTAVDLTPWREPPGNAEGRVAPFGVAIARDGTLYITGSLTARVYKVTPKGKVSILAGCGPHCDPYEEPSGAPSFRNPIGVAVAPDGSLYVTDPVNNAVRHVTPNGHFSTLIDDSGRAVNPAYTGSIVPAQPQGVAVDAAGKVYIADTSNNRVLVVW from the coding sequence ATGAATAGCCTTCCGAAACCATTGTTACTGGTCCTGGCCTTCCTGGGTGACGCAGGGCTTGCCCACAGCCAACGGCCGGCCTCCGCCTCGCCCGCCCCCCTGGTGCGGGTGCTGGCCGGAGGCTACGGAAACCATGCCGACGGCCCGGGGTTAACGGCTCTTTTTTACTATCCTTCCGGCATGGCTCAAGGGGCCGACGGCGTGCTGTACGTGGCCGATACCAACAACAACCGCATCCGGCGCGTGCGGCCGGATGGCCAGGTGAGCACGCTGGCTGGCTCCGGCGAGGTCGGCACGACCGACGGACCGGCGGCAACGGCCCGGTTCACCAACCCCACGGCCATTGCGGTGGATGCCCGGGGCACGGTGTACGTCACCGACAATTATTCTCAGGCCATTCGCAAAATCACCCCCGACGGGCAAGTGAGCACCCTACCGGGCCTGGGCCACCTGGTTGCCCCTGGCGCGGGTGTCAGCTCGTTCAGCAGCTTGGCCGTCGATGCCGCCGGCACGTTGTACGTGGCCGATAAACCGCAGGACAGCATTTATAAAATCACCGCCGCCGGCGTGGCAAGCGCCCTGCCGGGGAGCCGACCGGCGGGCCACTTCCCTTCGAAAGGCGATACCGTGGTCACCCTCCGGCGGCCCGCCGCCGTGGCGGTGGGAAACGACGGCAGCGTGTACGTGGCCGGTGCCTCGGACATGCGCATTTGCCGGATTTGGCCCAGCGGGCGGGTGCGCGTACTGGCCGGCAAGCCGGAATTCAAGGCGGCTTACCGCGGGGTGAGAACCGAGCACTTTCGGCCCAACGGCTTAGCCGTGGCGGCCAACGGCACGGTGTACGTGGCCGATGCGGGCCGGAATGCCATCCATCAAATCCTGCCCAATGGGCAGGTCAGTACCTTGTCCTACGTGGCCCACTCGGCCCCCGGCGCTCCGCGCTATGCCTTTGGCCCGGGCACGGCCGCCCACATTGCCAGCCCTTGGGGCTTAACCCGGGCCGCCGATGGCTCGCTTTACGTCGTCGCGCACGACGACCACCGCATCACGCGTCTTTCGCCGGATGGCCAGTTGGGCACGCTCGCTGGCGCGGGCGAAGTCACCCGCGTTGACGGGCCGGGCCCGACGGCCCGTTTCCGGGAGCCGTTTGGCGTGGCAGTAGCCCCCGGCGGCACGGTGTACGTGGCCGACGGCGACAACCACTGCATCCGCAAAATCACCCCCGAAGGAGCGGTCAGTACGTTAGCTGGCGCGTGCGAAGCCGGTTTTGCCGATGGTGCCGGCGCGGCCGCCCGTTTTACGCGTCCATTGGGCGTGGCCGTGGGCCCCGGCGATACCGTGTACGTGGCCGATACCGGCAACCACCGCATTCGCAAAATCAGTCCTCGGGGGCAGGTGAGCACGCTGGCCGGCTCCGGCCAGCGCGGGTTGGCCAACGGGACCGGCCCCGCGGCCCGGTTCACCCGGCCCACCGGCGTGGCCGTGGCCGCCAACGGCGCCGTGTACGTGGCCGACAGTGCCGATTGCATCCGGCGCATCGCGCCCAATGGCCGGGTGGGCACGGCGGTGGACCTGACGCCCTGGCGCGAGCCGCCCGGCAACGCCGAAGGACGCGTCGCGCCCTTCGGCGTTGCCATCGCGCGCGATGGCACGCTGTACATCACCGGCAGTCTGACGGCCCGCGTCTACAAAGTCACCCCCAAGGGAAAAGTGAGCATCCTGGCCGGTTGTGGGCCCCATTGCGACCCGTACGAGGAACCGAGCGGTGCGCCAAGCTTTCGCAACCCCATAGGCGTTGCGGTCGCGCCCGACGGTTCCCTCTACGTAACCGACCCCGTCAATAACGCCGTCCGCCATGTTACGCCCAACGGCCACTTCAGCACCCTCATCGACGACAGTGGCCGGGCCGTCAATCCGGCTTACACGGGCAGCATCGTGCCGGCGCAGCCCCAGGGCGTGGCCGTCGATGCCGCCGGCAAGGTCTACATCGCCGATACCAGCAACAACCGCGTGCTCGTGGTGTGGTAG
- a CDS encoding ATP-binding protein: MRKTGWLFLLLLLPTGAWSQVLQAVWAYGPVSYVTPKPLRDSLAYLSRYYRVLSPAALERTTTYLLVHYPESYAADYLLFPKTAVSSRPFSDFRLPLYVYRAEARTARGDFRGAEDDLTSALGLGERSGLGFAQQDWLLSYQEGQPAFMRLTYFQRGRLRLDHLHDTRGGCADMGRSYQLDTVRAGAPRWHGCALPRARGPVNNEQFWVAQRVYQDSLARAADLLHRGQPAAAEGLLRHLAIGQAGPFARIRPTVWRAGLQDGRQVAALLSEAARQRSDYARALAYLDTLAALPSPRPADRYQRGVLLLDDLHDPAGGCDELRWVYDHDTARTAPTHPRWRGCRLPRYKLPVGEDELSEYYRAYQDSLTRAHALSAAPALRLLTRLLNTHAAGRYALRPADTTAQARRSFQQNAQRLLTDTRQLRSEIYAHERDYARARADLDTLIRDYPYHLNNPNNQATLAAYRQRADFRTNYLHDARGGRADLKMALGPGQRYYLEDHFILKGGLLVQGSTAGLEVGLQPGQGKAGRNVGVSVGLEALLAPLVVGPKLSVEGEFGLLGGRLDVVGYVPFAGSSRQLDFRAVPQAGLSVGGLVNLFYGYALPLTENPLPALGRHRISLFINWLKIGKWGG, from the coding sequence ATGCGTAAAACCGGCTGGTTGTTTCTGTTGCTGTTACTGCCGACTGGGGCCTGGTCACAGGTGTTGCAAGCGGTATGGGCGTATGGCCCCGTCAGCTATGTAACGCCGAAGCCGTTGCGCGATTCGCTGGCTTACCTGAGTCGTTACTACCGGGTGCTGAGTCCGGCTGCCTTGGAACGCACCACCACGTATTTGCTGGTTCATTACCCCGAAAGCTATGCTGCTGATTACTTGCTCTTTCCTAAAACAGCCGTTAGCTCCCGTCCCTTTTCCGACTTCCGGCTGCCGCTGTACGTGTACCGGGCCGAAGCGCGTACTGCCCGGGGCGACTTTCGGGGGGCCGAGGACGACCTGACCAGCGCTCTCGGGTTGGGCGAGCGCAGCGGCCTTGGCTTTGCGCAGCAGGACTGGCTGCTGAGCTACCAAGAAGGCCAACCGGCTTTTATGCGTCTCACGTATTTTCAGCGCGGCCGGCTTCGCCTCGACCACCTGCACGATACCCGGGGCGGCTGCGCCGACATGGGCCGCAGCTACCAGCTCGATACCGTGCGGGCCGGTGCGCCACGCTGGCACGGCTGTGCGTTGCCCCGCGCCCGCGGTCCGGTCAATAACGAGCAGTTCTGGGTGGCGCAGCGCGTCTACCAGGACTCGCTGGCCCGCGCCGCCGACCTGCTGCACCGGGGCCAGCCCGCGGCGGCCGAAGGGTTGCTGCGGCACCTGGCCATCGGGCAGGCGGGGCCGTTTGCCCGCATCCGGCCGACCGTCTGGCGGGCAGGCTTGCAGGACGGCCGGCAGGTGGCCGCTTTGCTGAGCGAGGCCGCCCGGCAGCGCAGCGACTACGCGCGCGCCCTCGCCTACCTCGACACCCTGGCCGCCCTGCCCAGCCCGCGCCCCGCCGACCGTTACCAGCGGGGAGTCCTGCTACTAGACGACCTCCACGACCCGGCCGGGGGCTGCGACGAGTTGCGCTGGGTGTACGACCACGATACCGCGCGCACCGCGCCCACCCACCCGCGGTGGCGCGGCTGCCGGCTCCCCCGCTACAAATTGCCCGTCGGGGAAGATGAACTGAGCGAATACTACCGGGCGTACCAGGATAGCCTGACCCGCGCCCACGCTCTGTCCGCCGCCCCGGCCCTGCGCCTGCTCACGCGCCTGCTGAACACCCACGCGGCCGGCCGCTACGCCTTGCGCCCCGCCGATACCACGGCCCAGGCCCGGCGCAGTTTCCAGCAAAACGCCCAACGGCTGCTCACCGACACGCGCCAGCTCCGCTCCGAAATCTACGCCCACGAGCGGGACTACGCCCGCGCCCGCGCCGACCTCGACACCTTGATTCGGGACTATCCTTATCACCTGAATAATCCGAATAATCAAGCAACGTTGGCCGCCTATCGCCAGCGCGCCGACTTCCGCACCAACTACCTGCACGACGCCCGGGGCGGCCGGGCCGACCTGAAAATGGCGCTCGGCCCCGGCCAGCGCTATTACTTGGAGGACCATTTCATTCTCAAGGGCGGCCTGTTGGTGCAGGGAAGCACCGCCGGCCTGGAGGTGGGGCTACAGCCCGGGCAGGGCAAGGCGGGTAGAAACGTCGGCGTTTCTGTGGGCCTGGAAGCCCTGCTCGCCCCGCTGGTCGTGGGCCCCAAACTTTCGGTGGAAGGCGAGTTTGGGCTGCTGGGCGGCCGGCTCGATGTGGTGGGCTACGTGCCCTTTGCCGGCTCCAGCCGGCAACTGGACTTTCGGGCTGTACCGCAGGCGGGGCTGAGCGTGGGCGGACTGGTGAACCTGTTTTATGGCTATGCGCTGCCCTTGACCGAGAACCCGCTGCCAGCCCTGGGCCGGCACCGCATCAGCTTGTTTATTAACTGGCTGAAAATTGGCAAGTGGGGTGGCTAG
- a CDS encoding WG repeat-containing protein: MCRPRPFALFVLPVPGWLLVLLLLASATTGQAQVPPGGYIPRPVKHLARVPEPPGGLVPYRKGKLWGYSDTTGRLVVKPVFEREPWPFALGFGTVSPKPLTLINARGELIRASRRRAIGFAPKGGFALVSRRGVGFRPAVSGLRYPRDGRVAVIDTQWLSPRNRGDGRLSPTRGARRKHSSLPGKFLALYDEYEREALTNEHGRRLTDYKYTYITPFHEGFAVATRTGGRTTVLLNRQGREITRGSASASPVFHNRALRSPYAEPTQLDLIDSTGQVLQTFGTTGGAAGWFVDGEVFSARSPYKQGLFRFYDRNGQVLLGGQEFRRSDRPWNNRRWMQFPDGKEGLMNRQLQWVAPPEYEALYYPLINGSRVHTLDIYQIRDFPHDTAYLVARRDNRYGQLAVASGQLVIPARYDTIVSPLTLGFAVAQRGGQSYVVNRRGQEISPGSIPRSSYPDCRDGVCRVGIVRGDQVALFDETGQQLCPWQAIVPNPAHLQFQYMPQAGYDGLVVIYRNPALVEGASREGSPSANLITRDGRPQLPWRYEYISAWNGFYALRLCQKPGSTGSKWEVYDRQLRPLLAHPVDNLNDFPGGWLSTGTEMFHASGRRIAVPDATRQRFQAVSELLPMEPFANDIWPVYDYGNRTGYLTIHGRALWENE; encoded by the coding sequence ATGTGCCGACCTCGCCCCTTTGCCTTATTTGTGTTGCCGGTGCCCGGCTGGCTACTGGTCCTGTTGCTGCTGGCCAGCGCGACTACCGGGCAAGCCCAGGTGCCGCCGGGTGGCTACATCCCGCGTCCCGTCAAGCACTTGGCCCGGGTGCCCGAGCCGCCGGGTGGGCTGGTGCCCTACCGCAAGGGCAAACTCTGGGGGTACTCGGATACCACGGGCCGGCTGGTGGTGAAGCCGGTGTTTGAGCGGGAACCGTGGCCGTTTGCGCTGGGGTTCGGCACCGTTTCCCCAAAGCCGCTCACGCTTATCAACGCCCGGGGTGAGTTGATACGGGCGTCCCGCCGCCGCGCCATTGGCTTTGCTCCCAAGGGGGGCTTTGCCCTCGTCTCCCGGCGCGGGGTGGGCTTCCGGCCGGCGGTGAGCGGCCTGCGCTACCCCCGGGACGGGCGCGTCGCCGTCATCGATACGCAATGGCTGTCCCCCCGCAACCGTGGCGATGGCCGCCTCTCCCCCACGCGGGGGGCGCGCCGAAAGCATTCGTCCTTGCCCGGTAAGTTTCTGGCCCTGTACGACGAGTACGAGCGGGAAGCCCTGACCAACGAGCACGGCCGGCGGCTCACCGATTACAAATACACCTACATTACGCCCTTCCACGAGGGCTTTGCCGTGGCCACGCGCACGGGCGGCCGAACCACGGTGCTGCTCAACCGGCAGGGCCGGGAAATTACGCGCGGCAGTGCCAGCGCCTCCCCCGTCTTCCACAACCGCGCCCTGCGGTCGCCGTACGCGGAGCCCACCCAATTGGACCTGATAGACTCGACCGGGCAGGTGTTGCAGACCTTCGGGACGACGGGCGGGGCAGCCGGCTGGTTCGTCGACGGCGAAGTATTTTCGGCGAGGTCGCCGTATAAGCAGGGGCTCTTTCGCTTTTACGACCGCAACGGCCAGGTCTTGCTCGGTGGGCAGGAGTTTCGCCGAAGCGACCGGCCCTGGAACAACCGCCGGTGGATGCAGTTCCCGGACGGGAAAGAGGGGCTGATGAACCGGCAGTTGCAGTGGGTCGCGCCCCCCGAGTACGAGGCGCTCTACTACCCGCTGATAAATGGCTCACGGGTTCACACCTTGGATATCTACCAAATACGTGATTTCCCGCACGATACGGCCTACCTGGTGGCCAGGCGCGATAACCGCTACGGCCAACTCGCCGTGGCGAGCGGTCAGCTGGTGATTCCCGCCCGGTACGACACGATTGTCAGCCCGCTCACCCTGGGCTTCGCCGTGGCGCAACGCGGGGGTCAATCGTACGTGGTCAATCGTCGCGGCCAGGAGATAAGCCCGGGGTCAATTCCCCGTTCTTCCTATCCCGATTGCCGGGACGGGGTCTGCCGGGTGGGAATCGTCCGGGGCGACCAGGTGGCCTTGTTTGACGAGACCGGCCAGCAGCTTTGTCCGTGGCAGGCAATTGTCCCGAACCCCGCTCATCTCCAGTTCCAGTATATGCCGCAAGCAGGGTACGACGGGTTGGTGGTTATTTATCGAAACCCGGCGCTCGTTGAAGGGGCTAGCCGCGAAGGCTCCCCGTCCGCCAACCTCATCACCCGCGACGGACGGCCGCAACTGCCCTGGCGCTACGAGTACATCAGCGCCTGGAACGGTTTTTATGCTCTGCGATTATGCCAAAAACCAGGGTCTACCGGTTCCAAATGGGAGGTGTATGACCGACAACTGCGACCCTTGCTGGCGCATCCGGTTGATAATCTGAACGATTTTCCAGGCGGCTGGCTGTCCACTGGTACAGAAATGTTTCACGCATCTGGCCGGCGCATTGCCGTACCGGATGCTACCAGGCAGCGTTTTCAAGCAGTCAGTGAGTTGTTGCCAATGGAGCCATTTGCCAACGATATCTGGCCGGTGTATGACTACGGTAACCGCACTGGCTACCTCACCATCCACGGCCGGGCGTTGTGGGAAAATGAATAA
- a CDS encoding PDDEXK family nuclease — translation MKLLLLATLLLPTLALAQAGRPAAPAAKRIMPASALAALLQAFGAHLHQKRDGNREEPAQRKMVYGDVDGDGVPDAVVLYTLEEVRGNGWGQSLAVFLQQKGGYRLVADEAVGGKFFRSFDVVKIVDNEIIGQIRTCPGHEVACDNARKQQVKLVLVGTTLRER, via the coding sequence ATGAAGCTTCTACTCCTCGCCACGCTCCTGCTACCTACGCTGGCCTTGGCCCAAGCGGGCAGACCGGCTGCCCCGGCGGCAAAACGAATCATGCCGGCCAGTGCGCTCGCGGCGCTGCTACAGGCCTTTGGTGCGCATCTCCATCAAAAGCGGGACGGGAACCGCGAGGAACCCGCACAACGGAAAATGGTGTACGGCGATGTCGATGGCGACGGAGTACCGGATGCTGTGGTTCTTTACACCCTCGAAGAAGTCCGTGGCAATGGCTGGGGCCAATCCCTGGCCGTTTTTCTCCAACAAAAAGGGGGGTACCGACTCGTTGCTGATGAAGCGGTGGGCGGCAAATTCTTCCGCTCATTCGACGTCGTAAAAATTGTTGACAACGAAATAATTGGCCAAATCCGAACTTGTCCTGGCCACGAGGTCGCATGCGATAACGCCCGAAAGCAGCAGGTGAAGTTGGTCTTGGTGGGTACCACCCTGCGAGAACGTTAA